A stretch of Coccidioides posadasii str. Silveira chromosome 2, complete sequence DNA encodes these proteins:
- the FKH2 gene encoding transcription factor (EggNog:ENOG410PKHY~COG:K~BUSCO:3649at33183) — translation MPPSTKRRNRRKDVLPELPDTDALDSSPTRRSVKKRKVEPKPEPHHEQTPDPISGDENEDSSHENEISRNQDLVDSVISILGVAREPVAVMDAHSNARTRQENQESVKAYAKIAGRDWTYYVKSLHVTIGRPPDREQKLDAQSSPVAVAAQSLPEVHIDLGPNKVVSRLHAEIYYDGTEEPPCWRIRVNGRNGARLNNGVLKRGTSAPLKCGDVIEIANTQMMFVTPGDKAVIHPIYMSKLHGLQPVEEPGAWEPVSHAHPEPAASARPVPFAAHGQQKANGRNGVSKAQPVAAVTPSKRQATPATTRPRSRDVDATVKPSPLYNRGMMMESTEEIDYSSDSAKDLKPPYSYANLIGQAIFSTEEEKMSLSNIYKYIMEKYAFYRHTNSGWQNSIRHNLSLNKAFQKVPRRTDEPGKGMKWQIVPEYREEYWKKAHKGMQSSAPSSPIGKDSPSFQKANGQGSFEKRMENPQSTTKPRQTGSPAYHTFSVAPVEAYTPDRGSRAGRSLDAHNPAETPMPSRPRNGEGSRAYGLSDNVAGSPPALSSSYYDDAASSMITPAPLRQQPRLAPPSTAQIPSKFMPMSSPAQFWKFADIGSTPAKPNDISPLKAAGGGGGGDVGRWDGGNAIPSSSPPPPNLGSPSKVGGGPSRTRGRIITPGTSGKEKRRWEDDDDEDGNEAEGFDLARGFQPIGSYHRQLNNAARASASASTS, via the exons ATGCCCCCTTCCACCAAACGGCGCAATCGGCGCAAAGATGTCCTGCCTGAGCTGCCGGACACTGATGCATTGGACTCTTCGCCCACCCGACGCTCcgtgaagaagagaaag GTTGAACCAAAGCCTGAACCACATCACGAACAGACACCAGACCCCATCTCCGGCGACGAGAATGAAGACTCCTCCCATGAGAACGAAATCTCAAGAAACCAGGATCTGGTGGACTCTGTGATCTCCATCCTCGGCGTCGCGAGAGAGCCCGTCGCCGTCATGGACGCGCACTCCAACGCCAGAACCCGACAGGAGAACCAGGAGAGCGTCAAGGCCTACGCCAAGATCGCCGGACGCGACTGGACCTACTACGTCAAGAGCCTACACGTCACCATCGGACGCCCGCCGGACCGCGAGCAGAAGCTCGACGCGCAGTCCAGCCCCGTCGCCGTCGCCGCCCAGTCGCTGCCGGAGGTCCATATCGACCTGGGTCCCAACAAGGTTGTCTCGAGGCTACACGCAGAGATATACTACGACGGCACCGAGGAACCCCCGTGCTGGCGTATCCGCGTCAACGGCCGGAACGGAGCGCGCTTGAACAACGGTGTTTTGAAGCGAGGCACCAGCGCGCCGCTCAAGTGCGGCGATGTCATCGAGATCGCGAACACGCAGATGATGTTCGTCACCCCCGGCGACAAGGCCGTCATCCACCCGATCTACATGAGCAAGCTGCACGGTCTGCAGCCCGTCGAGGAGCCCGGCGCCTGGGAACCCGTCTCGCACGCCCATCCGGAACCCGCGGCCTCCGCCCGACCCGTCCCCTTCGCAGCCCACGGCCAGCAGAAGGCAAACGGCAGAAACGGAGTCTCCAAGGCGCAGCCCGTCGCGGCCGTGACGCCGTCCAAGCGTCAGGCCACCCCGGCGACCACGAGACCGAGATCTAGAGACGTCGATGCTACGGTTAAGCCTTCACCGTTGTACAATCGCGGCATGATGATGGAGAGCACCGAGGAGATCGATTACAGCAGTGATTCGGCTAAGGATCTGAAGCCGCCGTACAGCTATGCTAACCTCATCGGCCAGGCGATCTTCTCTacagaggaggagaagatgTCGCTGAGTAATATTTATAAGTACATTATGGAAAAGTATGCTTTTTATAGGCATACGAATTCGGGATGGCAG AATTCGATTCGTCATAATCTGTCTTTGAATAAGGCATTCCAGAAAGTTCCCCGTCGCACGGATGAACCGGGAAAGGGGATGAAGTGGCAGATTGTTCCGGAATATCGCGAAGAGTACTGGAAGAAGGCTCACAAGGGAATGCAGTCGTCAGCCCCATCTTCCCCGATTGGAAAGGATAGTCCAAGTTTCCAGAAAGCCAACGGCCAAGGTAGCTTTGAAAAGCGGATGGAAAACCCCCAATCCACCACGAAGCCTCGACAGACAGGCTCCCCCGCGTATCACACCTTCTCCGTCGCCCCAGTTGAGGCGTACACTCCCGATCGCGGCTCCAGAGCCGGCCGCAGCCTTGACGCCCACAACCCTGCCGAGACCCCCATGCCGTCCCGTCCGCGCAACGGCGAGGGATCCCGCGCATACGGGCTCTCCGACAACGTCGCCGGATCCCCTCCAGCCCTGTCGTCATCGTACTACGACGACGCAGCCTCGTCCATGATAACCCCAGCACCACTCCGCCAACAGCCTCGCCTCGCACCGCCAAGCACCGCCCAGATCCCGTCCAAGTTCATGCCCATGAGCTCCCCCGCGCAGTTCTGGAAGTTCGCGGATATCGGCAGCACCCCGGCGAAACCGAACGATATCAGCCCGTTGAAAGCCGCTggaggcggaggcggaggcgATGTGGGTCGTTGGGACGGTGGGAATGCGATTCCGAGCAGTAGTCCACCGCCACCTAATCTTGGCAGCCCGAGTAAGGTTGGTGGTGGACCTTCGAGGACTCGTGGGAGGATTATCACTCCTGGAACGAGTGGGAAGGAGAAGCGGAGGTGggaggatgacgatgatgaggACGGGAATGAAGCGGAAGGGTTTGATCTTGCGAG GGGCTTCCAACCCATCGGGTCTTATCATCGCCAGTTAAACAATGCGGCCAGAGCGAGTGCCAGTGCATCGACTTCTTAA
- a CDS encoding uncharacterized protein (EggNog:ENOG410PN9N~COG:S~BUSCO:6666at33183): MGLSDRLRMLFMGADAPLLNTDVGLNTDEEPPELACEAASNNTTPAPALPIRSEPAMRGVTDQESDSDSEFEDEYLAALAASAKDKNKGKERAAKRVEATFENGRTENPEAASRQDIAEPRYYCPAVVISRFPYKYLKGDIADKVAKAVFDDGKFWDREWDLFYVFPPRSISPNPLLLIPQIQAQQLIDEINKKFHCGASIPAQVDMGVSLPFENDGTPLPQFLGRSTSLELKEKLERDIPPRRSRREDTKASLDAGDRSSAAFQIKMEAAFRALRRKPKASKLKKQRDQALKLQIGYRALKRLQCYLGLRGRIPRLSEQDSNDPVSLEEEGRAINAATFAAMKMMALLNVNEEAPFPFADEPIFISVDIESNEVAHSQIIEIGVSSLDTLDLIRLPPGKGGCNWMKKIKTRHFRISEYRHVRNQNFVIGCPDQFEFGDSEWISIKNAAAVLESCFRPPYLKNVPFHGAQAGGFDPQKFITSVEMSDDDEDGGVPLPTNYADTPAGPSDSRFTLVSAAVRRNVIFVGHDIASDIGYMRKLGCTIFKPGSSANAEGSTPVDRSPANDKPLFLDSLDTGLLFRILKRDMQPRALGKVLQDLDIMAWNLHNAGNDAHYTMQALIGIAVKSRLEQDEFYSEDEEDSGEWDSDAAAAAIAAGGQAVRECDKRGSCEHGGTWRAVFEGRVEAGMEKARDRVREEFEGWNEKLGFKGGWVFGEEDIDGGLPKGLCV; encoded by the exons ATGGGCCTCTCAGATCGGCTTCGAATGCTCTTTATGGGAGCAGATGCACCCCTCCTCAACACTGATGTTGGCTTAAATACCGACGAAGAACCCCCTGAACTTGCTTGTGAGGCCGCTTCAAATAATACAACACCCGCCCCTGCTCTGCCTATCAGGTCCGAGCCAGCCATGCGCGGTGTCACCGATCAAGAAAGCGACTCAGATTCAGAGTTCGAAGATGAATACCTGGCAGCTTTGGCGGCTTCAGCCAAAGATAAaaacaaaggaaaagaaCGTGCTGCAAAGCGTGTCGAGGCGACTTTCGAGAATGGTCGAACTGAGAACCCAGAGGCAGCGTCGCGGCAAGATATCGCAGAACCGCGCTATTATTGCCCGGCTGTGGTCATCAGCCGCTTTCCATATAAGTATCTCAAGGGCGATATCGCAGACAAGGTCGCTAAGGCCGTTTTCGATGACGGCAAGttctgggaccgggaatgGGATTT GTTTTATGTTTTTCCTCCACGCTCGATCTCTCCAAATCCCCTTCTCCTTATTCCTCAGATCCAGGCTCAGCAGCTCATCGACGAGATCAACAAGAAGTTCCATTGTGGAGCATCTATTCCTGCACAGGTCGACATGGGTGTCTCGCTTCCCTTTGAGAATGACGGCACTCCGCTTCCGCAATTTCTTGGAAGATCTACCAGCCTGGAGCTCAAGGAGAAATTGGAAAGAGATATCCCTCCTCGACGCAGCCGTCGTGAGGACACAAAGGCGTCGCTAGACGCAGGCGATCGTTCTTCTGCTGCTTTCCAAATTAAAATGGAAGCTGCCTTTAGAGCTCTGCGCCGCAAGCCCAAGGCGAGTAAACTCAAGAAACAGCGTGACCAGGCTCTCAAGCTCCAGATTGGGTACCGTGCACTCAAACGTTTGCAGTGCTACCTGGGCTTGCGGGGGCGTATTCCTCGTTTGAGCGAACAGGATAGCAACGATCCGGTATCtttggaagaagagggcagGGCCATCAATGCCGCCACCTTCGCAGCCATGAAAATGATGGCACTGTTGAACGTCAACGAAGAAGCGCCCTTCCCATTTGCGGACGAACCGATCTTCATAAGCGTTGACATCGAGTCGAATGAAGTCGCACACAGTCAGATCATTGAAATCGGCGTCTCAAGTTTGGATACTTTGGATCTGATCAGGCTTCCACCCGGCAAGGGAGGCTGCAACtggatgaagaagatcaaaaCTCGTCATTTCCGCATATCCGAATACCGCCATGTTAGGAACCAAAACTTCGTCATTGGGTGTCCTGATCAATTCGAGTTTGGAGACAGTGAATGGATCTCGATCAAGAACGCAGCCGCAGTTCTGGAATCGTGCTTCCGGCCTCCATACCTCAAGAATGTCCCCTTTCATGGAGCACAAGCTGGAGGTTTTGATCCTCAAAAATTTATCACGAGCGTCGAAATGAGTGAC GACGACGAAGACGGCGGAGTGCCACTGCCTACCAATTACGCAGATACACCTGCTGGCCCCTCCGATAGTCGTTTCACTTTAGTCTCCGCCGCAGTCCGGCGCAACGTCATTTTCGTCGGGCACGACATTGCCTCCGACATAGGCTACATGCGCAAGCTCGGATGCACCATCTTCAAGCCAGGCAGCAGCGCCAACGCCGAAGGATCGACCCCTGTCGACCGGTCTCCCGCCAACGACAAGCCACTCTTCCTCGACAGCCTCGACACGGGCCTCCTCTTCCGCATTCTCAAGCGCGACATGCAGCCAAGGGCCCTGGGCAAAGTCCTCCAGGACCTCGACATCATGGCCTGGAACCTGCACAACGCGGGCAACGATGCGCATTATACCATGCAGGCGCTGATCGGCATCGCGGTCAAGTCTCGCCTCGAGCAGGATGAATTTTACTccgaggacgaggaggatTCAGGCGAGTGGGATTCAGAtgctgccgccgccgccatCGCTGCTGGAGGTCAGGCGGTGCGCGAGTGCGATAAGCGGGGCTCGTGTGAACATGGAGGTACCTGGAGAGCGGTGTTCGAGGGGCGCGTCGAGGCCGGTATGGAGAAGGCTCGAGATAGGGTCCGTGAGGAGTTTGAGGGTTGGAATGAGAAGCTGGGGTTTAAGGGCGGGTGGGTCTTTGGCGAAGAGGATATCGATGGCGGCCTTCCTAAGGGGCTATGTGTGTGA
- a CDS encoding uncharacterized protein (EggNog:ENOG410PNZZ~COG:B~BUSCO:4239at33183) gives MSGGLGPPHGPGELFLEGPSDPDAQATVTDFIDYTEYLPSDLVRSLTLVRDLDKKYLDAANAVHKLTKTYGQLPHLPQETRPEPHALRIQISEQLKRAINAREASFAEASRLYDVVDRHFNRLASIKSKLVALSITTARELAIDLPETKDGAAGAKVEKTEPPTRITLRLDSARQKSRAAQRGARGGRATAFDPSQVAPSVEGSDADAAIGLGVEEGQKKGAKQKKGRRNPRTLQGAEGEHITAERSTSRALAALSAPPPDAKIGSEFLPWLRLTDWEMACLRKKMKKNNFWQPSEVMIHRELSELGRGWDNYRAAREKAESTGTELIDCDDVMNNYVQGKLTRKSDVHGNMGTTGVEETKLINRGMKMNEAKKLKRETQAREQAAQAAAEAELAAKRLGDIGSTIKTLFSSSADHTLVDNVHTGFSGDSSIANGIVAKPRTKPKTTSKKRKFEETAALDAQEEDVEPLTSEAVSGTTNVKKLRLTKPALISNESSIAETTTAKLSLSLGPSGSAKGTPGPSSAEPERPVTRSGRGPSASSKAQPVSTPPTGLKSTRHRSATAGSTEAGGREALHRKSMTPGKAAATDAGAIAPTVALGTTAASRRSKRPAPGPVTAGQDGGSAVSVGRRKVKPAKKKKDQNPKDAQLPDGYRIDEDGVVEEIDPNEPRYCICGDVSFGTMICCEDNDCDREWFHLECVGLTEVPSRTAKWYCPDCRKKLGKAAADGIVRSGGRR, from the exons ATGTCGGGCGGGTTGGGACCACCACATGGACCGGGCGAGCTCTTCCTAGAGGGCCCCTCGGACCCCGACGCACAAGCCACCGTCACCGATTTCATCGACTACACCGAGTACCTTCCCTCTGACCTAGTCCGCTCCTTGACCCTAGTTCGCGACCTGGACAAAAAGTACCTGGACGCGGCCAACGCCGTTCACAAGCTTACCAAGACCTATGGACAACTACCTCACTTACCCCAAGAAACGCGCCCGGAGCCGCATGCGTTGCGCATCCAGATTTCAGAACAGCTGAAACGAGCGATCAATGCGCGCGAGGCCTCCTTCGCGGAGGCATCTCGCCTTTACGATGTCGTGGACCGCCATTTCAACCGTTTAGCGAGCATCAAATCGAAACTCGTTGCACTCTCAATTACCACCGCACGCGAGCTCGCCATTGACCTTCCCGAAACCAAAGATGGCGCAGCCGGGGCTAAAGTCGAGAAAACAGAGCCACCTACGCGTATCACACTCCGCCTTGACAGTGCTAGGCAAAAGTCACGCGCTGCTCAGAGAGGAGCGAGGGGTGGTCGTGCTACGGCGTTTGATCCCAGTCAAGTGGCACCCAGCGTGGAAGGATCTGATGCTGACGCTGCTATTGGGCTAGGCGTGGAGGAGGGGCAGAAAAAGGGGGCCAAGCAAAAGAAGGGCAGAAGGAACCCCAGAACGTTGCAAGGTGCAGAGGGTGAACATATCACAGCGGAACGCTCTACGAGTAGAGCCCTTGCAGCACTATCAGCTCCTCCTCCAGATGCAAAAATAGGCAGCGAGTTTCTTCCATGGTTGCGCTTAACAGATTGGGAAATGGCCTGTCTTCGCAAAAAGATGAAGAAAAACAACTTCTGGCAGCCGAGTGAGGTCATGATCCATCGTGAGCTCTCAGAACTGGGCCGCGGATGGGATAATTATCGAGCAGCAAGGGAGAAGGCTGAATCAACAGGCACCGAGCTCATCGACTGTGACGATGTCATGAACAACTACGTTCAAGGAAAACTTACCCGCAAAAGCGACGTGCACGGCAACATGGGAACCACCGGGGTGGAAGAAACCAAGCTGATCAATCGAGGTATGAAAATGAACGAGGCGAAGAAGCTGAAGCGGGAGACCCAAGCACGAGAGCAAGCAGCACAGGCGGCAGCGGAAGCGGAATTGGCAGCAAAGCGACTCGGTGATATCGGGTCAACGATTAAAACCCTATTCTCTAGCTCTGCCGATCACACTCTCGTGGATAACGTTCACACTGGATTTTCAGGAGATTCGTCCATTGCTAACGGTATCGTAGCTAAACCTAGGACAAAACCAAAAACTACCTCCAAGAAGAGGAAATTCGAGGAGACAGCAGCTCTTGATGCTCAGGAGGAGGACGTGGAGCCCTTGACTTCCGAGGCTGTCTCCGGAACAACTAATGTTAAAAAGCTTAGGCTCACCAAACCTGCCCTTATTTCTAATGAAAGCTCTATTGCTGAAACTACAACGGCAAAGCTCTCACTTTCTCTAGGACCGTCAGGTTCAGCGAAGGGAACCCCGGGCCCGTCCTCTGCTGAGCCTGAACGCCCAGTCACCCGAAGCGGGCGTGGACCATCAGCCTCATCCAAAGCCCAGCCAGTCTCCACCCCACCAACTGGCCTAAAATCCACCCGTCACCGGTCTGCGACGGCGGGATCAACCGAAGCTGGGGGCCGTGAGGCGCTCCACCGCAAGAGCATGACACCGGGAAAAGCAGCAGCTACCGATGCGGGGGCCATCGCACCAACTGTAGCACTGGGCACCACCGCAGCAAGTCGACGGAGTAAACGTCCTGCACCCGGGCCCGTCACGGCTGGCCAAGACGGAGGATCAGCGGTTAGCGTTGGTCGACGCAAGGTGAAGCCggccaagaagaagaaagatcaAAACCCCAAAGACGCACAACTACCGGATGGTTATCGAATCGACGAAGACGGAGTGGTTGAAGAGATCGATCCGAACGAACCGAGATACTGCATCTGCGGAGACGTTAGTTTTGGGACCATGATTTGCTGTGAGGATAATGAT TGTGACAGAGAATGGTTCCATCTGGAATGTGTCGGGCTGACAGAGGTGCCAAGTCGTACTGCAAAGTGGTACTGCCCAGACTGCAGGAAGAAACTCGGCAAAGCAGCTGCCGATGGGATTGTTCGATCAGGTGGCAGGCGTTGA
- a CDS encoding uncharacterized protein (EggNog:ENOG410PNZZ~COG:B~BUSCO:4239at33183): MSGGLGPPHGPGELFLEGPSDPDAQATVTDFIDYTEYLPSDLVRSLTLVRDLDKKYLDAANAVHKLTKTYGQLPHLPQETRPEPHALRIQISEQLKRAINAREASFAEASRLYDVVDRHFNRLASIKSKLVALSITTARELAIDLPETKDGAAGAKVEKTEPPTRITLRLDSARQKSRAAQRGARGGRATAFDPSQVAPSVEGSDADAAIGLGVEEGQKKGAKQKKGRRNPRTLQGAEGEHITAERSTSRALAALSAPPPDAKIGSEFLPWLRLTDWEMACLRKKMKKNNFWQPSEVMIHRELSELGRGWDNYRAAREKAESTGTELIDCDDVMNNYVQGKLTRKSDVHGNMGTTGVEETKLINRAKPRTKPKTTSKKRKFEETAALDAQEEDVEPLTSEAVSGTTNVKKLRLTKPALISNESSIAETTTAKLSLSLGPSGSAKGTPGPSSAEPERPVTRSGRGPSASSKAQPVSTPPTGLKSTRHRSATAGSTEAGGREALHRKSMTPGKAAATDAGAIAPTVALGTTAASRRSKRPAPGPVTAGQDGGSAVSVGRRKVKPAKKKKDQNPKDAQLPDGYRIDEDGVVEEIDPNEPRYCICGDVSFGTMICCEDNDCDREWFHLECVGLTEVPSRTAKWYCPDCRKKLGKAAADGIVRSGGRR; encoded by the exons ATGTCGGGCGGGTTGGGACCACCACATGGACCGGGCGAGCTCTTCCTAGAGGGCCCCTCGGACCCCGACGCACAAGCCACCGTCACCGATTTCATCGACTACACCGAGTACCTTCCCTCTGACCTAGTCCGCTCCTTGACCCTAGTTCGCGACCTGGACAAAAAGTACCTGGACGCGGCCAACGCCGTTCACAAGCTTACCAAGACCTATGGACAACTACCTCACTTACCCCAAGAAACGCGCCCGGAGCCGCATGCGTTGCGCATCCAGATTTCAGAACAGCTGAAACGAGCGATCAATGCGCGCGAGGCCTCCTTCGCGGAGGCATCTCGCCTTTACGATGTCGTGGACCGCCATTTCAACCGTTTAGCGAGCATCAAATCGAAACTCGTTGCACTCTCAATTACCACCGCACGCGAGCTCGCCATTGACCTTCCCGAAACCAAAGATGGCGCAGCCGGGGCTAAAGTCGAGAAAACAGAGCCACCTACGCGTATCACACTCCGCCTTGACAGTGCTAGGCAAAAGTCACGCGCTGCTCAGAGAGGAGCGAGGGGTGGTCGTGCTACGGCGTTTGATCCCAGTCAAGTGGCACCCAGCGTGGAAGGATCTGATGCTGACGCTGCTATTGGGCTAGGCGTGGAGGAGGGGCAGAAAAAGGGGGCCAAGCAAAAGAAGGGCAGAAGGAACCCCAGAACGTTGCAAGGTGCAGAGGGTGAACATATCACAGCGGAACGCTCTACGAGTAGAGCCCTTGCAGCACTATCAGCTCCTCCTCCAGATGCAAAAATAGGCAGCGAGTTTCTTCCATGGTTGCGCTTAACAGATTGGGAAATGGCCTGTCTTCGCAAAAAGATGAAGAAAAACAACTTCTGGCAGCCGAGTGAGGTCATGATCCATCGTGAGCTCTCAGAACTGGGCCGCGGATGGGATAATTATCGAGCAGCAAGGGAGAAGGCTGAATCAACAGGCACCGAGCTCATCGACTGTGACGATGTCATGAACAACTACGTTCAAGGAAAACTTACCCGCAAAAGCGACGTGCACGGCAACATGGGAACCACCGGGGTGGAAGAAACCAAGCTGATCAATCGAG CTAAACCTAGGACAAAACCAAAAACTACCTCCAAGAAGAGGAAATTCGAGGAGACAGCAGCTCTTGATGCTCAGGAGGAGGACGTGGAGCCCTTGACTTCCGAGGCTGTCTCCGGAACAACTAATGTTAAAAAGCTTAGGCTCACCAAACCTGCCCTTATTTCTAATGAAAGCTCTATTGCTGAAACTACAACGGCAAAGCTCTCACTTTCTCTAGGACCGTCAGGTTCAGCGAAGGGAACCCCGGGCCCGTCCTCTGCTGAGCCTGAACGCCCAGTCACCCGAAGCGGGCGTGGACCATCAGCCTCATCCAAAGCCCAGCCAGTCTCCACCCCACCAACTGGCCTAAAATCCACCCGTCACCGGTCTGCGACGGCGGGATCAACCGAAGCTGGGGGCCGTGAGGCGCTCCACCGCAAGAGCATGACACCGGGAAAAGCAGCAGCTACCGATGCGGGGGCCATCGCACCAACTGTAGCACTGGGCACCACCGCAGCAAGTCGACGGAGTAAACGTCCTGCACCCGGGCCCGTCACGGCTGGCCAAGACGGAGGATCAGCGGTTAGCGTTGGTCGACGCAAGGTGAAGCCggccaagaagaagaaagatcaAAACCCCAAAGACGCACAACTACCGGATGGTTATCGAATCGACGAAGACGGAGTGGTTGAAGAGATCGATCCGAACGAACCGAGATACTGCATCTGCGGAGACGTTAGTTTTGGGACCATGATTTGCTGTGAGGATAATGAT TGTGACAGAGAATGGTTCCATCTGGAATGTGTCGGGCTGACAGAGGTGCCAAGTCGTACTGCAAAGTGGTACTGCCCAGACTGCAGGAAGAAACTCGGCAAAGCAGCTGCCGATGGGATTGTTCGATCAGGTGGCAGGCGTTGA
- a CDS encoding uncharacterized protein (EggNog:ENOG410PXHN) produces the protein MFTDHLDKKEPCVWNAEKNSCEHCLDRATRKCRDVHESATNLVRKLLRLREKYLDLTATDSHQVILAREMCGLVRDYHGLDSGVAKHQKGSAKKMYTSHCHALSPVAGPSTKHHHYSTPSPGNILKISSNAVPNDAAQEPLHFLTPICAGMSQIHVEVGNVQVSINQLAARLASGTKELHGTAETGFANIVSTIDGLTDAVTSGFQSVVDVLRTSHCPSGSAPAVLPSSVATPSAAVPSVMVPSVVVPPVPAFISTEQQTIALKTGASSSYSMTLIQTVVSVKSSSHKSSAVKNLNENKNTNDKNAEKNNANKNNINNKNINNKNANKKNDEKSAENKNTKKADANITSDITPTRANPQSRTERQNPRRTTERRARSEGFQNWLFGWSDL, from the exons ATGTTCACTGATCATCTGGACAAAAAAGAGCCATGCGTGTGGAATGCAGAGAAAAACTCTTGCGAGCACTGTTTGGATCGTGCCACCCGCAAATGCCGCGAT GTTCATGAGTCTGCAACCAACCTTGTACGGAAGTTGTTGCGTCTTCGTGAGAAATACTTGGATCTCACTGCCACAGACTCTCATCAAGTGATTCTCGCAAGAGAAATGTGTGGCTTGGTACGCGATTATCATGGTTTGGACTCTGGCGTTGCAAAGCATCAGAAGGGTTCAGCCAAGAAGATGTACACTTCACATTGTCACGCCTTGTCCCCAGTTGCTGGTCCTTCCACAaaacatcatcattattCAACACCATCACCTGGCAACATCCTTAAAATTTCTTCCAATGCAGTCCCCAATGATGCTGCTCAAGAGCCTTTACATTTCCTTACTCCCATTTGTGCTGGAATGTCGCAGATCCATGTTGAAGTGGGAAATGTACAAGTGTCTATCAATCAGCTTGCTGCGCGTTTGGCTAGCGGAACAAAGGAGCTCCATGGTACAGCTGAAACTGGTTTT GCCAACATTGTGTCCACTATTGATGGTCTGACCGATGCCGTTACTTCTGGTTTCCAGAGTGTTGTGGATGTACTTCGCACATCTCATTGTCCTTCTGGCTCTGCGCCTGCTGTTTTACCTTCATCTGTTGCTACACCGTCTGCTGCTGTGCCGTCAGTTATGGTGCCATCTGTGGTTGTGCCGCCTGTTCCTGCGTTTATTTCAACAGAGCAACAAACTATAGCACTAAAGACTGGtgcatcttcttcttatagTATGACTTTGATACAAACTGTTGTTTCTGTAAAGTCAAGCAGCCACAAGTCCTCAGCAGTCAAAAATCTCAATGAAAACAAGAATACCAATGACAAGAATGCTGAAAAGAATAATGCTAACAAGAACAATATCAACAACAAGAATATTAACAACAAGAATGCtaataagaagaatgatGAGAAGAGTGCTGAAAATAAGAATACTAAAAAGGCTGATGCCAATATTACTTCTGATATTACGCCCACAAGAGCCAACCCCCAGAGCCGCACGGAAAGGCAAAACCCGCGCCGAACCACTGAGCGCAGAGCGCGTAGTGAAGGATTCCAAAACTGGCTTTTTGGTTGGAGTGATCTGTAA
- a CDS encoding uncharacterized protein (EggNog:ENOG410PXHN) — protein MQGDHEHLEVNDAGTWSQLSAAHRDLVPGPSSPSGHSNCYASVPYRFPTAIQLQGLEAISDALVGRARWDNPTVIEELDILFGPDEKKAQQFISNWRLKATQIALDTIVKSYQIEKRAFGKTSVDSEYDMYYSKNLEKFCDNLQGSRNACLNCSCDKKHCCDFPKTMVDQVLKLQCAYIKWTTTTNTIIKNTHKVSVVAFAQAINKELKTILANMSKETPSVNDKSDLAALNSKVVKARLKDRVKRVPDEMAAKREDELAIWRESQINWEISFIMRECFQLNNTVIWAPDTTNNIMNSVLAHLENLHAANMRRELPTKFIGRLSTLEIRTKCYTMEEPLEIAEESDSEEIEPEDRHPTHTGVTPTKRKRNTGGRRRKKTSNRFLGS, from the coding sequence ATGCAAGGGGATCACGAGCACTTGGAGGTCAATGACGCCGGTACCTGGTCTCAACTATCCGCTGCGCATAGAGACCTAGTGCCAGGGCCGTCATCACCATCTGGCCATTCAAATTGTTACGCTTCAGTTCCATATCGATTTCCCACAGCCATTCAATTACAAGGTCTAGAAGCCATTTCGGACGCCTTAGTTGGCCGTGCTAGGTGGGACAATCCTACAGTTATTGAGGAACTGGACATTCTTTTTGGCCCTGACGAGAAGAAGGCCCAACAGTTCATTAGCAACTGGCGCCTAAAGGCCACACAAATTGCCTTGGATACCATTGTCAAGTCTTACCAAATTGAGAAAAGAGCCTTTGGTAAGACGAGTGTTGATAGCGAGTACGATATGTACTATagtaaaaatcttgaaaagTTCTGCGATAATCTCCAGGGCTCCCGCAATGCTTGCTTGAACTGCTCATGCGATAAGAAGCATTGCTGTGACTTTCCCAAAACAATGGTTGATCAGGTCCTCAAGTTGCAATGTGCATATATCAAATGGACAACTACCACTAACACTATCATCAAGAACACTCACAAAGTGAGTGTTGTTGCTTTTGCTCAAGCCATTAATAAAGAGTTGAAAACTATTCTTGCAAATATGTCAAAAGAGACTCCTTCTGTTAATGACAAGTCAGACTTAGCTGCATTAAACAGTAAAGTTGTTAAAGCCCGGCTAAAGGACCGAGTCAAGCGAGTACCGGATGAAATGGCCGCCAAGCGAGAAGACGAGTTAGCCATTTGGCGGGAATCCCAGATCAATTGGGAGATCTCCTTCATTATGAGGGAGTGCTTTCAATTAAACAACACCGTCATCTGGGCCCCTGATACTACCAACAACATTATGAACAGTGTCCTGGCGCACCTAGAAAACCTACATGCCGCCAATATGCGTCGTGAACTGCCAACCAAATTCATAGGACGCCTGTCGACCCTTGAAATACGCACTAAGTGCTATACCATGGAAGAACCGCTAGAGATTGCTGAGGAATCCGACTCCGAAGAAATCGAACCTGAGGATAGACATCCGACTCATACCGGCGTCACGCCCAccaagaggaaaagaaacacaGGCGGGCGACGTCGTAAGAAGACCTCCAACAGATTTCTGGGATCTTGA